The Cervus elaphus chromosome 9, mCerEla1.1, whole genome shotgun sequence genomic interval gggcaggaaggaggaaggcCCCGCCCCCATAGGGGGCAGCTGATATTCCATGGAGGCACTCTGTCCCCCTCAGGGTGTCAGTGGGAAGGACCAGGAGCTGGTGTTGGGCCTGGGCCACCTCAACAACTCCTACAATTTCAGTGTGAGTGTCCGGGCATGcctgcagcccctcccctccGCAAAGTGGGGTCGCCCCCAAGCTGAGGTCCCCCCTCCCCTCTGTCTGCCCCGCCTCTCAGTTCCATGTAGTGATCGGCTCTAGGGCCGAGGAAGGCCAGTACAACCTCAACTTCCACAACTGTGACAACTCTGTGCCAGGCCGGGAGCAGCCGTTTGACATCACGGTGAGCAGAGGGGGAGGACAGTGGGTTCATGGAGCCCTCGCTGCAGGCCAGGTACCCCATGTGCATCAGGGAGACAGGAAATCTGAAGATCAGAAATGAGAGAACGGAACCTGGAGACTCACATTCAGGGCCCAGCACGTCTGGAGCTAGCCTGCAACCCGCTTTCCCCCACTGCTCCCTCGCCAGGTAATGATCCGGGAGAAGAACCCCGAGGGCTACCTGTCAGCGGCGGAAATCCCTCTTTTCAAGCTGTACATGGTCATGTCCGCCTGCTTCCTGGGCGCCGGCATCTTCTGGGTGTCCATCCTCTGCAAGAACACGTAATGCCCTTGACCCTGGGGGTCCCCCACCTCCTGTCTTTCCACATTCCCACGCCTGCCCCTGACCAATGCCCCCTCTCTTCTGTCcctcatctcccctcccccaccaggtaCAACGTCTTCAAGATCCACTGGCTCATGGCAGCCCTGACTTTCACCAAGAGCgtctctctcctcttccacaGTGTGAGAGTCTGGGGCCAGGAACAGCGCGGGGTGGGCTGGAGTCTCTGGGGCCAGGAAAAAGCCCCTACAAGCCACTCCCCAAATCCCTGCAGACCCTGGGCTGGAGAGTTCCAAATGTCCATCCGAGTATCCATCCATTATATCACTGTGGCCAGCTTTCCATCCAGCCCTTCTGTCCAGCTGTGATGGCCCACCTTCCAGTCTGACTGTCCGTGGGTCCAGCTGTGACTATCAACCAGGCCGATTGTCTAACTGTCCATCTGTCCAACTATGATCTTCCCTCCATTGTCACAGCTGTgactgtctctttctctgtccacTCGCCATCCTGATTGGAACCGTCCATTCCTGTCCCCTTCCTGGTCATCCATCCAACAGTGATTGTGCATGTTCCCAAACCACCATCCATCCACCCTCCCCATTCCCCTGTCCATCTGTCTGActgtccattcatccacccacctCCAGATCAACTACTACTTCATCAACAGCCAGGGCCACCCCATCGAAGGCCTCGCTGTCATGCACTACATCACGCATCTGTGAGTGCCCCTCTCTGCCGGGCAAGGTGGCGGGGAGGCAGACAGGGGAGGGCTGGGCCCCCAGCGTCTCACCACACCTCCTACCTCCCTCCACCAGGCTGAAGGGTGCCCTCCTCTTCATCACCATCGCCTTGATCGGCTCCGGCTGGGCCTTCGTCAAGTACGTGCTGTCGGACAAGGAGAAGAAGATCTTCGGGATAGTGATCCCACTGCAGGTGCCTAGGGAGGCCCCAGGGGCGGAGCCGGTGAGCGTGGCTATACAAGCCCAGTCCACTGGCCCACCTGTCCCGCCCCCCGCCCTGCAGGTCCTGGCCAACGTGGCCTACATTGTCATCGAGTCCCGTGAGGAGGGCGCCAGTGACTACGGTATCTGGAAGGAAATCCTCTTCCTGGTGGATCTCATCTGCTGCGGCACCATCCTCTTCCCCGTGGTCTGGTGAGGACCCCCACTGGGCCCCTCCCGCCAGGGGAAAGGGCAGGGGCAGTGCTGACTGCCCCCTGTGTCCCTCACTCCGTCCCAGGTCCATTCGGCATCTCCAGGACGCATCTGGCACTGATGGGAAGGGTGAGGCTGTGCCCGGGGCCCTCGCCTGGCTGCTGGTCCCTCTTGCTGACCCGTGGATGCTCCTCCCGTCCCCACCTCCGACCGCTTCTCCTCCCACTTACCTTCCCTTGCATGTCCCTCTCCACATTCTGCCCCCAAAtgtcctcccctccacccctgctcCCAGAGCCCTTCCCTTGACCCCACTCTCTGTGCCCACCGTTCAGTGGCAGTGAACCTGGCCAAGCTGAAGCTGTTCCGGCATTACTATGTCATGGTAGGAACCCTGTGCTCACTCAGGACGttcggggggcagggggtgggggacagcTAGCAAGCACACGCACCCTAACCCCTCCATCTGCAGTCCCCTGGCGCCCAGCCCCCCTACCCTCCGCCCCAGGCAGCCCCAGTGGTGCGATGGTCTCACCCCGTCTCTGCAGGTCATCTGCTACATCTACTTCACACGGATCATCGCCATCCTGCTGCGGGTGGTCGTGCCCTTCCAGTGGCAGTGGTTGTATCAGGTGAGCGCAGAGGCCCCAGGAGGGGCGGAGGCTGAGCCGGACAGCAGCGGAAGAGGCAGGGGGCGTGTGCCTGACACTCCCACTGCGCCCCCTCCACTCCTGAGGGGATGAGGCCACTGGGACCACTGGGGACACCTAGGGTGGGGGCCGGGGAATTATCGGTGGAGGGCAGGGGAGCCGGGCTTCAAGGGACTGCAGATGGAGGGGTTAGGGTGGCCGTGCTAAGGAGTCGGCTGTCGTCggttccccccacccacccctcaccTCCGCCTCCCAAACTTCCCAGCTCTTGGTGGAGGGCTCCACTCTCGCCTTCTTCGTGCTCACGGGCTACAAGTTCCAACCCGCAAGGGATAACCCGTACCTGCAGCTACCccaggaggatgaggaggaaatgcagatggagCAAGTGTGAGCCcaagggctggggtgggtggggctttGGGCTTTGGcagcgagggggcggggcccgggcTGTGGGTTGGGTGGG includes:
- the GPR108 gene encoding protein GPR108 isoform X2, which gives rise to MAVSERRGLGRGSPAEWRPWLLLLLLLGGSSGRIHRLTLTGEKRADIQLNSFGFYTNGSLEVDLSLLRLGCQNTEEKAPLVGFSLTRVRSGSIRSYSNRDSHECPLRKNSSSLLVLFLINTKDLQVQVRKYGEQKKLFISAGLLPESPSEPGLPKSEHMVTPKVDHAGTTAAPDKAKLKPTGSQGDRQGVSGKDQELVLGLGHLNNSYNFSFHVVIGSRAEEGQYNLNFHNCDNSVPGREQPFDITVMIREKNPEGYLSAAEIPLFKLYMVMSACFLGAGIFWVSILCKNTYNVFKIHWLMAALTFTKSVSLLFHSINYYFINSQGHPIEGLAVMHYITHLLKGALLFITIALIGSGWAFVKYVLSDKEKKIFGIVIPLQVLANVAYIVIESREEGASDYGIWKEILFLVDLICCGTILFPVVWSIRHLQDASGTDGKVAVNLAKLKLFRHYYVMVICYIYFTRIIAILLRVVVPFQWQWLYQLLVEGSTLAFFVLTGYKFQPARDNPYLQLPQEDEEEMQMEQVMTDSGFREGLSKVNKTASGRELL
- the GPR108 gene encoding protein GPR108 isoform X1, with translation MAVSERRGLGRGSPAEWRPWLLLLLLLGGSSGRIHRLTLTGEKRADIQLNSFGFYTNGSLEVDLSLLRLGCQNTEEKAPLVGFSLTRVRSGSIRSYSNRDSHECPLRKNSSSLLVLFLINTKDLQVQVRKYGEQKKLFISAGLLPESPSEPGLPKSEHMVTPKVDHGTTAAPDKAKLKPTGSQGDRQGVSGKDQELVLGLGHLNNSYNFSFHVVIGSRAEEGQYNLNFHNCDNSVPGREQPFDITVMIREKNPEGYLSAAEIPLFKLYMVMSACFLGAGIFWVSILCKNTYNVFKIHWLMAALTFTKSVSLLFHSINYYFINSQGHPIEGLAVMHYITHLLKGALLFITIALIGSGWAFVKYVLSDKEKKIFGIVIPLQVLANVAYIVIESREEGASDYGIWKEILFLVDLICCGTILFPVVWSIRHLQDASGTDGKVAVNLAKLKLFRHYYVMVICYIYFTRIIAILLRVVVPFQWQWLYQLLVEGSTLAFFVLTGYKFQPARDNPYLQLPQEDEEEMQMEQNDRFWVPGRPVQSQQNSQRAGAVVIRSPPRTVRPSSSSSLHTFPASASPKDREGRRGPVLTGQPASWNQSSWSPFRRRQTAPIPHRC